The proteins below are encoded in one region of Oreochromis niloticus isolate F11D_XX linkage group LG6, O_niloticus_UMD_NMBU, whole genome shotgun sequence:
- the ubl5 gene encoding ubiquitin-like protein 5, with protein sequence MIEVVCNDRLGKKVRVKCNSEDTIGDLKKLIAAQTGTRHDKIVLKKWYTIFKDHVSLGDYEIHDGMNLELYYQ encoded by the exons ATGATTGAAGTGGTTTGCAACGACCGTCTAGGCAAGAAAGTCCGGGTCAAGTGCAA CTCTGAGGATACCATCGGAGATCTGAAGAAGCTCATAGCTGCCCAGACAGGAACACGGCATGATAAGATCGTGCTAAAGAAATG GTACACCATATTCAAGGACCACGTGTCTCTGGGTGACT ATGAAATCCATGATGGGATGAACCTTGAGCTGTACTACCAGTAA